The Anas acuta chromosome 2, bAnaAcu1.1, whole genome shotgun sequence genomic interval ctgcggcggcggccgggccgggcagcgagggcggcggcggcggcaggatGTGCGCCGAGAGCCTGGGGCTGCCCTACGGCGAGCAGGGCtacgcggcggggccgggcggcggccaCTACCGGGACTGCCCGCCGCTGGGCGCCGCCTTCGACGGCTACGGGCTGCCGACGCCGGACCCGTCGCCGCTGGACGCGGCGGACAGCGAGGCGCCCTTCTTCGCGGCGGGGCTGCCGGAGGAGGGCGGCCCGGGGCCCTACGGCAGCTACGGCCCGCAGGCGGCCGGCGAGTacccggcggcggcggccggggagAGCCCGTCGGGGGCCGCGCTGCGGCGGCACCTGGCCGCCGGCGAGCCGCTGGGGCCGGCCGGCTCGTtgcaggggctgctgggctgcccgGCGCCGCTGCACGCCTACTACGGGCAGATGTGCCAGCCGCCGGGCCCGGGGCGCGGCCCCCCGCCCGTGCTGCCCCCGGTGCTGCCGCCGGTGCTGCCGCTGCCGTCGGGGGGGCAGCCGTCGCCCCCGCCCGAGGCGGCGCCGTGCCGGGAGGCGCTGGAGCACTTGCCGCAGGACGAGCTGCTGGGCGAGGTGGACCGCGCCGAGTTCGAGCAGTACCTGCGCTTCGCCTGCAAGGccgagctggggctgcccctggcCGGCCACGACGCCGCCGAGGGGCTCTCGGCCGGGCCCATCTCCGCCGCCGTGTCGGACGCCAGCAGCGCCGTCTACTACTGCGGCTACCCCGACGGCTGAGGAGGGACTGCCACGgagccgcccggccccgctcctatttatgtaatttattgGAGGCTTCTCGGGACACTTTCGCAGGCTCCGGCTGGGCGGAAAGGTGCGGTTGCCGTGCAGATTAAAAGCATGTGTTTCAAACTGGTCCTGGACTGATGTGCCAGCATGTTTacacttcttattttttacGTCCATGCCCGAAATTATGCTCATTCTTGCAACATCAGCACCGTTACTTGTCTTCTCAGAGCACAGTTTTACCAGCTGCTTTTaactataaattatttttttcttttttttttttcttttttttttgtacttcaaggaaataaattaatgtacAGCCGCTTCTGTCATTCTTGTCGGTCTTACGGGCCTCTAGGGAGGCTAAACTACTTAAATCATTCATGCCCTAAAGTGCGGTGAGGGGAATGCAGGTGCCCTGTGATACGTCTTTTTACCATAACAATGACTCTGGAAGAGTAAAACGGTCACCAGGACCCCGGGAGTTGGTTCCTGTCCCAGAGCTGGATGGCCAGAGCTATGCTGATCTCTGTCCCTTGGAGTTAGGACACATGTGACTGTACCTAGCTGTGGCCTTTGTAAGCGTTCTTTTTTTTAGCCCTCTCTTTTGTAAGTGTCAACTAGAATTTGCAATTGTCATTAATGCATCGGGAATAACCTCTGCCCTGAAAGTGTAATCTCTGTAACAGAAGGAGCTAGGTAAGTTTGAGATACTGCTTTTAAAGTACTTTGTCAGATTTGGATACCTGTAGACATGAAGGTGATTTTGCcttacattttctatttaaaccAAATTATTTGCAACGAATCACAAATGGTATTTGTACTGTATTTGcaagttcttttattttctgccacCTACCACAAGAAAGTTTAGGCCATTCTGCCTCTTGGGATTCAGGCTTCCACcagtaaggagaaaaaaaaaaattgtccaaATGCTCATCTCAGTTGCTCTCAGTCAACTGCTGGTATAAATTACCCATTAAAACAAGAGCTTTTTTTTACTGATTCACTTGTACTGCCCTGTGACATTTCTGCCCATGCAACAACGTGTACTACATCTCCTTGTCATTGTAACACTGTCTGCTTATGCATAAAGCATACGTGACTCTTCTGTCTGGAAGGTGCTGGCCGGTGTCAACACACAATAACTGTTGTAAAGagtttcagatattttaattgTCAAACAACATTGGAAGAGATATCAATAATAttcataatataaatatttttagataaaaGTACTTTATCTTGTACTAGATTCTTAGACTACTGAATTGTGGATgaagaaaaccagcaaaaatTTCAGTTGTGTaatctgtgttcagttttgtcAAAGTTATGGTAATTGTGGTCTATGACAATGGTTATTTGCTGAACACCTTTTACATATGCAACGCAAGCTGAATTATTTTCAGACAAATAATCCAGTAGAAGCATTCTTGATCAGATAGtcttttatatatttcagaaagtgtaattttatttaattcagaGGAAATTTTGGTTATGTCCACTGACTTCAATGGAGTTGGGATTTCACTGAGTCATGTAAACTCTTTTAACTGCATGTGTGCAGGGTGTTGAAATGTTCAATTGGAATTGTGGTTGCCCCAGATTATTGTGGcatcatttctttctgaatttttacaatgagaaaaatgtgaaggGTGTGGTGTCAGATATTAGGAGGTTTAAGTACAAGATGGGAAGTAAGACACATTAGTGTTTtacattcttattttaattcgtctggaaaaaaacactgaatatgTTACAGCGAGTACAAGTTTAACAGCGAGTACAAGTTTAACTTAAAAGTTTTAAGACCTTTGTAGCTCCTAGATGACCAGCCCTAGTGGGTCATCTGACCATCATGGTTCTCACACTCCCCCGTTATGGACTGCTAAAACTAGGAGGTGCTCTTGTTCAAGTCATtgcataaatgtatttttttctaaaagagcAAAAGACTAGTGAAGACATGCCTTAGATGCTTACATTCAGAGTAGACATTTAGATACATTGAAATCATATTATTTTTGTAggcattgcttttgttttcttatattaATTTGTTGCAGATGTCCCAATATTATAATGTTATTGTATTATAGAAAAAATCTTATTAACAGTACCTAACTGAATTACgtgataaaattttaaaagaatccTCCTGTGAAAGaaagttaaagaagaaaagcttaGTTTAGGAAAtccaaaaataaagtgaaagaaTGTCCAGAATTAAGGTTACCACTAAATAATTTCTAGAGAGTAATGTTATGACACAAGCATTTATTGGATATGGATGTGCATATTTTCTATAGAACCCCAATGTAGGTAATCCATATCTTACATAGAACAGACATACAAATATTGAAACCAAAAGGCTCTGTAGTTCTAGCAGTTacaacactttttctttcccaagccAAGTTCCTCTTGCCTTCAGTTGCAGTTATGAGAGCTCAACACTTCTGCAAATGGTCCCAAACTGACTGCTTGGTGTAAAGAGATGGATTGGTGCAAGGTTCTGAGTCTCAAAGTCTCTTACTGCATAGAACCATAGCAAATACAGAATGCAGGTCTCCAAAGTACCATTAAATTGCCCTGACCTTGAGGTGACCATTTCCCTGCTTCCTTTGACCTCTGCTGTTGCTCGTCCCTTCTTCATTTGCTGTCTGCCTTCTAATACCGATTTTTTCCTAGAACATTTTTGATCATCTGTATGatagcagcagctgaggaacGCCTTACCAAACAGTATGTATTCCAGCCTGAAGTTTGAGCCTGTATTTTGACCTGACACAAGGTGAGGACTGAGAAACAGACATcgatagtgtttttttttgagataaaaatTTAGGACAGCAAAATGATTCCAGGGCTGTGCAATAATTGGTTTGATTTCCATGTCTGGAAGGACAgcagttatttttcctgtcttttctgcatctttccttttgcagtAGCTTCCTtttacaatactttttttttgccaatcTTATATTCCTTTTGTGTCTCACATTagtattcttccttttctgcaaCATCCCTACCTGGTATGCATAACCTTTTCCTCAAATAGCCTTTTTCTGTATTATCCTCAAACAATCAAGCTTCTTCCCTCTGTCTGGATTCTGCCCATATACCATATGCTGTTCCTTTTcataagtgttttttgtttttcacctctTATTGTTTCCTGCTGGTAGTTCCCCACTCTCTCTATCCACATCCCTACTCCCTCTGATTCTGTTCCTGCCCCAGCCATGCTCTCTTTCCTACCTCATTATGTCCCttcatcttttctcttctttctctcctccctgtgCCTGTGAGGTGGCTTCATCTTTACcagcttcttcccttcttcaCGTTTCATGCTCCAGTGCTTCtcatcagacttttttttttttttaaatagtttctaTTTTGGAGTTTCACAAAGGAGAATACTAGTCACACCTCTGTGTGATGTCTATACCAGGCTAGATATTAAAATTGTACTGCAAAATGTTTCTAGGATTGATTTAGTATGTTTGAAGGAACATATTTCGTTTTCAGAAGCATATGACCAATTTTACTGGAAACTTCTGCCCTCCTCTAGAGCCAGCTCTTTGGGATGAAAAATTCCTGGTTGTTCAAATATTCTGctaaaactattaaaaactgATTTGATATTCTTGAAATGAAAAGTCTGAGATGACTCTAGTTGTGGGCATCAGTATCTGTCATGTTCATCATCagtagtgttttattttgttttattttatttcctagatCCATTTTACAGAGGCCACATTGCTTTGATTAATTTCCATATTAATGTAGTGAAACTGATGTTCCCTTTGCAGATGTTCTTAAAACTATTGATTTACCTATTGAAAATCTTATCCATTCTGAAATGAATACGGATATTCAGACAAGGAAAAGCTATTAAGTGTTTTAGCAACCAATACATTTATGGCTTTATGTGGAATGAGAACTACATTAATCTAAATTCATACAGAAATTTTAAAGTTAGGGTTACATACATTAAAGTTAGGGGTACAAAGTAGAGAAGCCTAGGCTAGTTAGTGGAACAAAAGCAATTTAACTTTGTCAGCATAGTCCTAAATAATGGCAAATTTCTACTTATCATCAGgtaaattataaataaacacCTGGTCTTACCCTGgtgatttaaaaatgtatttaaaaggCTACACAATTGTGTAGAGACAGGGGATTTCTCACTGGGTGTCTTACTGTCCATGGAAGACCTCACTAAAAAACAGGTAGTACATTGTAACATACCCTCATTagttctttttttatcttttcttttttttttttgagattaaatataattataagTTATCTGCCCTAGACGTagttaaaacattaaaatacctACTGTATGTGTCACTTCCATTTGAAAGTGCCACAGATCTTTGAATATTAATCACACAAGTTtcaacttttgaaaaaaaaagccaacaacaaaaacctgaaaCAGTGAAAGGTAATGGTATATACATCACATAACACAGATGAAACTGAGAGATCAATCATGATCTCATGAGTTCTTTAGTAAACTGAATCTCAAAATGAAGAACACcaggaaaaacacagaacattttaaCACGTGTAGAAATGCCCtttgaaatattcataaatttaaaacagattgTTCTGAAACTTGTCGCAGTCTCCTTGAATTTCACGGtgaaatcaattttaatttttggtttctatttgttttcagaCTAGATCAGAACAGTTGTTACAGGAATGTATTTTACTAATAGTGACAATAAGAAGCAAAGTAAAAATGCTTGAGGTGTTGAGGTTCTATTGTTAGGCGTATCCCCTTTCATTATTAAATCTTATATTTATGTATCATACCTGCACTGTGgtgcaaaataatttcatgtcCTTGACATTGAGAAATACTGAAGTAAAGTTTTAGAAACAAAGATCctcattaaaatcaaattttactGTGTAATTTTTAAGGTAGGatttcagcatcttctgcattttaaataagcaaCAATTCAGAGAAAATCAATCTCCATCCTACTCCTTATCAGAGAGAAAACTTGTTTCACAGAGTATTCCACAGAGTTATCAGGGGAATACGGTCATTGTTCACATTGAGGGTGGCAGCTCGTTTTACCCACAGAGAATATATTTAGGTACCAGCAATCTTGGGTTTCTTCCAAGGTATTGTGGAGTTGCTCTACAGTGTCTGATTTACTTTAAGGCTTCTTGTTATTGCAGTTTAGGAACAGAATTTATCCTGCACACATCctgttcaaaacaaaattttgtctCCTGTTGAACAAAGATAAAGAATATTAGAATGTTTTTGTGGCTAAAGGTTGTGTCCACATTAACTGGAAAGGTAAACTCATATTTGTGAATTCATGGACGTGAACTGATTGATAAACTCTGCTTTCAAATACACAGAATGGCATTTACGGGATGAGTCTCAGGTACAGTCAGGCTAATATAATCTTGATTTAGTTTCatgctttgaatattttaatgaaaagtttCACTTCTGTCAGCTACTATGGTGAGTACATTGCCTATACATTGCCTTTATTACATGCACGTGCTTTCAAGATACCCATGTATGGTCATTTTGCTGTGTAAAATCAATGCTGGAATTAATGTTTCTGTgagcaaaagaaagcagattttgtaTCAGATAAATgcaatgtatatatatatatatatatatattatactttTGAATAGAGTATGATGTCTGAAAGCATAATATTACAAAAATACTGATATTGATGTAAGAACCTTGATTCACAAAGTCCTGaacttgctttaaaaagaatGGACTTGATTCACCATTGATTTGGAATACAGCAGCTGTTctgcatcacagaatcatttaggctggaaaagacctctaagatcatcaaaaCCTTGTCTTGGTGAATGGAGTGCAATGAAGAAACTGATCTGGTTAAACCTGTAGTGAGCTATTTAATTCATAGAAAATAAGCTAGAATTTGTCAAGATACAAGTGTTATCACTTCTACACTCAgaatttcatgttatttcacTGCATATATTCCTGGAAAGCTGAATGAGAAACTCATATGAAAAGCTGAGGCAAAAGAAGAGAAGCTGTTCAGCTACTCCAAAGTAGGTCAGAGTAGTGTTTTGGGGGAAGACGATGCTGTTTTATATGTACTCTTATATAGTCTGGAAATCCTCACAAGAGATATGAAAAAACAGAAGGTGGCTGTTATTTTGTTGCTGTAAATTGAAGTgcctaaaaaaaacaactctataGTAATCTACTCCTTTTCTTAGTGCCCCACAAGGACTCTCAGAGACAGGTGTGTTTCATCCAGATGCAAAGAGCTTGATTTGCACTTACAACACATAAAAACACTCCTTGCTAACTTGCTAGCAAGTGTAACATCAGCTATACCCTACCTCACCTATACCCTGTATCATTAGTGCAGGGGACAACTGCCTCAATCCAGTGGGTTAGTTGTACTGAGTGGTTTGGTGTACTTATGTAAGGAAGCTTATGTAGTCATTTACAGTCTGTTCTGGTAGgaagatgcagagaaaaaagCTTTGTCTTTCAAAACCTTTCACATTTCATCCTTATAAATTTAAGTTGATTTCCGGGATAGACGATTCTGCAAAAAAGCTGTCTCTCATTGAGATACTTTCTTTAGAAATTTGAGAGCCTTGGTAAACAAGATGGGAAGCAAAGGATCTGAACAAAAATTTGCTTCAAGTACATCAAATGCAGAGCATCACTACTAAATCACTTCcaaggcagagaagaaaacgCTGTTTGAAAATCCTGTGTCAGGGCTTTTAAACTAGAGTGACAAACCTGAGGCTGTAGTTccacaaacatttttcatggTGACAAAGCCAATAACACTGATCCaggttaaaatatttatttttgtttttaatccagttTTGCTAGGAGAATAGTGTTCATAGAACTGTAGCTGGAGTTCTTTTCTGCTGCCTGTGTCCAAGGAAAGCCTTACCAGGGGGCACGACCACTCGTTAGATCAGAAAGGATAAATAGTACCTGATAACTAATTTGTTCTGGCATAATCTGCATTTCtataatttatgaaaatgttgcaGTGTACACAATCTATACTTAGAAGCAGACAGCAGACCAATTGCTTGTGTTTGTAAATACTTTCCTAGTTTTAGCAGAATTTGAATGATTTGATGTGACACAATTAGTGTTATTTCTTTTGACAGATACCTAAAACTCTGTAGGGGTGAATTGGACATGAATGTTCTTGCATTCCTAACTACATCAGTGCTGCTGCCGGTTAGGATAAGCTGTGtggattcacagaatcacagcatcacagaatggctgaggctggaagggacctctggaggccatctggaCCAGCTCTCTGCTCAGGCCACtcagaacaggttgcccaggccCAGGTGCAGGCAGCTTTCAAAGATCTCAAgggaggagactccacaacctctctggacaacctgtgccagtgctccatcacctgcacagtaagGAAGTGtatcctgatgttcagaggggGCCTCCTGTGTgccagtttgtgcctgttgcctcttgccctggcactgggcaccactgaccctcctcttctccaggctgaacagtcctaCCTCTCCCAGCTTCTCCTCGTAGGATATGTGCTTGCTGTGCCTATGCTAATTTGGAATGAATTCCTATTACTACCCAAATGTATATCCTGCTAATAATTGGCTCCATATGGGCTTACTACTGTAGCAAAGCTGCCCGTTGCAGTAACACAGCATGGCATGTTCAGGCTAGTACTGCTGCCTGACAGCCTTGACATAAATGTGCTATTTCCTCTATTTGTATAACAATCCTTGGCTACCACGCACATCCTTGGACGTGAGTTTTCACTTCACAGTTCCCAAATGGCCTTCATACAATTTGCTGTGTGTGCATAGCCTGAGTATTGCAGAAATAACTACACCGATCCTAAAGCTCAGCAGGGAAGTATATTAGCAGGGCAGTTAGACCTTCAGCTGCCTTTTCTATTCCAGAAGCAATTTGTTTATTGTGCTTTAGTTTGGATTTGCATAATACCGTAGCTTTTTACTTTATGCAACACTATAATACTACTGCAGAAAATTTATTTGACATAGTAAACATTGTCTGCTTTTAGTCTCCTTTAGTTATGATCTGCTGCTAGCAAGTGTGACTGGCAGTGCatataaaatgagaatttttccCTGAAATGAAATCTTAGAAATTCCGTGCTTGCCTTCTGCTGTGTAACCTATGCCGTTCTCAACCTCTGCTTATGTGCAGCCTGGCAACTAAGCTGCTTCCTCTTCCTTGGGAAAGACTGTTGCCTccactgctctgcttcctgcGTTGCTCATTTAACTATCCAATACCTTCAGAAAATGTTGCCAATTGTTGTTGCTAGCAACAAACAATCTGCTTTATATTTTGAATTTCAGCTATAATATTAGTGTTCATCTCTGTAATGGGTGCTGCCATTTTTGGGGTTAGAGTTTGAAACATGATGCTGATGATCTGTAACCACAATTGACACATTTTCATAAAGTTAttagaaaagctttttgaatttgaatgtttttgtgttttactgGGGTTAAATCAGTTAGAAATCTGAAAGGAAAGCCAACAGGCTTTTCAGTGTGATCTCCTATTGCACACAAAACTGTGTTCCTGTTTTCTGGAGAGAGGCTTAACAGACTGACTTTACAGGCAAGCATGTACTGTGGTATGTACTAATCttttcagatgcattttcaGACTGTGAGCCTAATCAAGAACCttacaattttcattttttattcatgGTTTAGAGAATCTTTCCTCAAATGAGGTACAAAATATGGTAATAATCGAACATCTCAGAAAGGGAACAGAAGTTTAAACATTTTGTAACTGCATGCCAGAAAGTTTCCCTTTAACTTTGTCTTTGAATTTACATCAACAACAAGGCCATGGAATATCTCTGAGTTTTAGAAAAGCTTGCTGTCATTCTTGTGAGCTATGCTCTCATCTACAGCCTGTGAAATATATTCTCAAGGTTTTCAATGTATTCTACATAAATGGATTTCATAGCACAAATACCTTCCAAATAATACTATGGTTGCCTAAGCCTAACATCATTTGAGATGTCTCAGGGTATTCAAGACAATAGCACAGGACAAGCAGATGTGGCATAGGATTTGCTGAAGACCTCTGCAGCCTTGTGGAACAGCAACAGTGTCTTGGCTGGAATACACACTTGCTCATACCATATAAATAGCTCCTTTTGGAGCTGAATTTGTCATAGACCTGAAGTGTTCTTGACCTAAAACCTGGGAGTGAATCACAGTGTCTGAGCTAGATAAAAGGCCACATCTCCTGCAACCTCTTCAGCTGTCTTAAGTGTTATGTGAAATTTCTGCAGTTTGTAGATAGTTTGGAAATATTCCAAGCTTCCCTTTGTGCCAAGTGATGAACAATAACTTTGTTGCGATGTCTCATATAAACAAACCACGTTAACTTGACTCTTCATATTTCCAAAATTAGAACTACAGCAATATCCAGGAATTACAGatattttccaatatttgtAACCTTCAGGAGTTCTCATGATTCACTCTAAAGCAAGAGAAACTAACTGTTTTCCAAAGTTTACCTTCATTATCCTTGATAACAGGAAGGCAAACAGTGTCAACCTTAACTATGACTGTCACAGCTTGGAAAGCTCATTTGTCAAACAagttttccctcctcttccagCAAGATTGAGAAGACCATTCTCTGAAAACACTGTGCTGTATTTATAggttattaaataaaaaatgctgaggAACTAATACAActaatacaaaaacaaacaaacaaacaaacaaacaaaaaaacacaacagcagtCAAGaactaaggggaaaaataattcaagtaaTTGACTTTTGCTTGATTACGCCATTGAATTAACAGTTTTATACTGATAGGTATAGtaagattttcagaaatgttagtTATGTAATCtcaaattttttaaaattcacaatGTTGACACTGGTGGAAAATCTAGACATCAGAGGTAACTTGGTGAAAGTCATCGTGACATTTTCCAATTTTACAAATTTTACAAGTTCACAATCTTAGGGCAGATTCCCTCAAATGGAAAAGGATGAACATAgtatttttcttaaggaaagCCTGACATGGAGAGTTGCAAATAATTTGGCTTAACTTTGACaaccaaaaatatattaaaaacaataattaacaCTACATTGCAACTAGTGAGAGGATAATGAAATCCttcaagagttggacttgatgatccttaagggtcccttccaactcaggatattctatgattaaaagaaaacagagttttTCAGGAATTAATTTTGTCAAACCAAACTGTTTTACTATGCTAGCAGAGTAAATAGTAGAGTGTTTTAGGCAGAAACGGTAAATATAGCTTGATGATAtattttgatgttgttgttttatgcTATTTTCTCTTATATTAAGGACATATGGTCCAGATTTTAAATTATGGTCCAGATTTATGGTCCAGAAATATGGTCCAgattttaaattacagttaaGAATAGCTATCAGTGCCTTCACCTATAAATATGAAAGCTGATTTTATATGGAATACTTTTATGTtccaatttctttattttgtacttttagTACTGAGTTGGATGAATACagactagatttttttttttcttttatcaatGTGGGAAGGGCtgcaaaaaaaattataaaggataaaatgagaatttaaacTGGTCCTTCTAATTTGGAGGAATAGCCTGAAAGCAACAAGATGGATTTcaagaaaagcacaaacacagtttaataaaggaacaaatataaagaaaaaaaaaacctgttaaattatttctgttaaaaaatgaGGATGGGAAGAATCTCAAAGCAACACTGGTGTGTGAACGAAATCCCTTATCTAAAAGAATGCTATGGGTTATAAATGTTTTAGAACAGTTTGAGCAGCTGCTGTGATTGGGGAGTTACACCTCAGTAGAGATATAATAACTGACTGTATTTACAAGCCTAGTTCCCTTCAGTGTAAAATAAAGTTCAATAccttatttgctttcttttctcttcacaTTCTTAATGATGTGGACctaaaaaaatgctgtgaaaaaaacaaaggtcaTATTGACATGCATGAAGAACATATGTGACACCCAAGGTTTTAACGATTTTGCCATACACAATAGATAGGAGACCTCAGGTGAGTACTGCCTCTATGTTTGTACACCACACTTGaataaagagaaagataaagtaAAAGTGGGGGACAGAGGTTTGAAAACATGATTTATGAGTACGAGATTGAAGGAATTAAACTTGTTTCTTTAGAAAGAGGAAACTGAGTCATGGTTCTAgtttcaaaatgta includes:
- the SOX17 gene encoding transcription factor SOX-17; its protein translation is MSSPDAGYASSEDQAQGRCSLPIMMPAVGPCPWAEALSPLGEAKAKSEAAPSGPSGGRSKSEARIRRPMNAFMVWAKDERKRLAQQNPDLHNAELSKMLGKSWKALSLAEKRPFVEEAERLRVQHMQDHPNYKYRPRRRKQVKRLKRVESGFLQHGLAEAAAAAAAAGPGSEGGGGGRMCAESLGLPYGEQGYAAGPGGGHYRDCPPLGAAFDGYGLPTPDPSPLDAADSEAPFFAAGLPEEGGPGPYGSYGPQAAGEYPAAAAGESPSGAALRRHLAAGEPLGPAGSLQGLLGCPAPLHAYYGQMCQPPGPGRGPPPVLPPVLPPVLPLPSGGQPSPPPEAAPCREALEHLPQDELLGEVDRAEFEQYLRFACKAELGLPLAGHDAAEGLSAGPISAAVSDASSAVYYCGYPDG